One part of the Magallana gigas chromosome 5, xbMagGiga1.1, whole genome shotgun sequence genome encodes these proteins:
- the LOC105329531 gene encoding uncharacterized protein isoform X2, whose amino-acid sequence MAGGCPYLVCLLALVSPDDCFLSGDPCHFDATPVGSAFSGHSEVDLTTNPTCRSGRVEWHYTYPYLSVTFGGGGLPYTACIRPTYVDDGYQFYQVKDGQETPIHGPNQEQWWCQKSDHTGNHVTIKVKPKSTYYMDVFDFKMQ is encoded by the exons ATGGCTGGGGGCTGTCCTTACTTAGTTTGCCTACTGGCCTTGGTCTCCCCCGATGATTGTTTCCTGTCTGGTGATCCTTGCCACTTTGATGCCACGCCCGTGGGTAGCGCATTTTCGGG TCACTCGGAAGTGGATCTGACCACTAACCCCACCTGCCGGTCTGGGAGGGTGGAATGGCACTACACGTACCCCTACCTGTCGGTGACGTTTGGCGGGGGTGGTCTCCCTTACACGGCTTGTATCAGACCCACCTACGTCGATGACGGGTACCAGTTCTACCAGGTCAAGGACGGACAGGAGACCCCCATACACGGACCCAATCAGG AGCAATGGTGGTGCCAAAAATCGGATCACACCGGAAACCACGTGACTATCAAGGTCAAACCAAAGTCAACATATTACATGGACGTGTTCGATTTCAAAATGCAGTGA